In Kordiimonas pumila, a single genomic region encodes these proteins:
- a CDS encoding IlvD/Edd family dehydratase: MANEKRRVLRSQAWFEGTGAKNFANRSWVRSRGVPEDHFDGRPVVGICNTWSELTPCNSHFRDLAQHVREGIIEAGGVPMEFPVISPGEMLTRPTAMLLRNLCSMDVEETLRANPMDGVVLLMGCDKTTPALLMGAASVNLPTIGLSAGPMLNGSFRGKSFGVKDAWNMAADLRAGRAVNGDFEDAENCLTRTVGVCNVMGTASTMASMVEALGVGLPDNASIPAVDARRRVLARMAGRRIVDLVREELTLDKILTRQALENAIKVNAAIGGSTNAVIHLTAVARRMGVELDIEDWHQIGRDVPTLLNLQPSGSYMMQDFHEAGGLPVIIRDMCEAGLLYGDALTVTGKTLVENNANAICMNSDVIHSVADPFMQNSGVAILRGNLCPNGAVIKPSAAEHRLLKHKGRAVVFEGQEDLNLRVDDPNLEIDADSVMILRNCGPRGFPGMPELGMLPIPAKLLKQGVTDMVRISDARMSGTSFGAVVLHVSPEAAVGGALAVVRDGDIIELNIEERRLELHISEEELQDRLAVWEPPAAAANRGYTKLYIDTVNQADEGCDLDFLVGKSGSDVPAAQH, translated from the coding sequence ATGGCCAATGAAAAAAGACGAGTTCTGAGGTCACAAGCCTGGTTTGAAGGAACTGGAGCGAAAAACTTTGCAAACCGGAGCTGGGTTCGAAGTCGTGGTGTGCCGGAGGACCATTTTGATGGGCGTCCTGTGGTTGGGATTTGTAACACATGGTCTGAGCTTACCCCATGTAACTCACATTTTCGAGATTTAGCCCAACATGTTCGCGAAGGCATTATAGAGGCAGGCGGGGTTCCCATGGAGTTTCCTGTCATCTCACCAGGGGAGATGCTAACCCGGCCGACGGCGATGTTACTGCGTAATCTTTGCAGCATGGACGTCGAAGAAACATTGAGGGCTAATCCGATGGATGGTGTTGTGCTTTTGATGGGCTGCGACAAGACAACACCCGCACTGCTAATGGGAGCTGCTAGTGTCAATCTTCCGACTATAGGGCTGTCAGCTGGCCCAATGTTGAACGGAAGCTTCCGAGGTAAGTCCTTTGGCGTCAAAGATGCTTGGAACATGGCTGCGGATTTGCGTGCAGGTCGAGCTGTTAATGGTGACTTTGAAGACGCAGAAAATTGCCTTACCCGCACAGTGGGTGTTTGTAATGTGATGGGAACAGCATCTACAATGGCTTCTATGGTTGAAGCCTTAGGTGTTGGACTTCCTGATAACGCCTCGATTCCCGCAGTGGATGCTCGGCGCCGTGTGCTCGCACGAATGGCGGGACGTCGCATTGTGGATCTGGTGCGCGAGGAATTGACACTTGATAAGATTCTTACCCGCCAAGCACTGGAGAACGCCATTAAGGTCAATGCGGCCATCGGGGGCTCTACAAATGCGGTGATCCATTTAACTGCGGTGGCAAGACGTATGGGCGTAGAACTGGATATTGAGGATTGGCACCAGATTGGGCGTGATGTGCCCACCCTGCTCAATCTCCAGCCATCGGGCAGTTATATGATGCAGGACTTTCATGAGGCTGGTGGGCTACCGGTGATAATACGCGATATGTGCGAAGCAGGGTTGCTGTATGGTGATGCTTTGACAGTCACCGGCAAGACACTGGTTGAAAATAACGCGAATGCAATATGCATGAACTCAGATGTAATCCACAGTGTCGCCGATCCATTTATGCAAAATTCAGGGGTTGCTATTCTGCGCGGTAACCTGTGCCCAAATGGTGCTGTTATCAAGCCATCGGCTGCTGAGCATCGTCTGCTTAAACACAAGGGGCGTGCGGTCGTATTTGAAGGCCAGGAAGACCTTAACCTGCGTGTTGATGATCCGAATTTAGAGATCGATGCTGACTCGGTTATGATCTTGAGAAATTGTGGGCCGAGGGGCTTTCCAGGTATGCCGGAGCTCGGGATGCTACCAATTCCTGCAAAGTTACTAAAGCAGGGAGTGACGGATATGGTTCGTATTTCTGATGCCCGTATGAGCGGAACGTCTTTTGGCGCTGTGGTTTTGCATGTTTCGCCCGAGGCAGCTGTTGGTGGCGCACTCGCTGTGGTGCGGGACGGTGATATCATCGAGCTGAATATCGAAGAACGGCGGCTTGAATTGCATATCTCCGAAGAGGAGTTGCAAGATCGGCTGGCTGTCTGGGAGCCACCAGCGGCAGCAGCTAACCGTGGTTATACAAAGCTATACATAGACACCGTTAATCAGGCCGATGAGGGCTGTGATCTGGACTTTCTGGTGGGCAAGAGCGGCAGTGATGTGCCAGCAGCTCAGCACTGA
- a CDS encoding MFS transporter — MAIVTPTAAGPQNSSDTKKIDLGTLLDESPVRRGHVVTIVLLFLVLLIDGYDLAVTGQVLPAIAATFGVATASLTGAYAAQPIGQAIGGLLLSPLIDRYGRKQMIIVLLALFSIATLLSVFTTSVVDFAVTRFVAGLLGGGLLPAAASLVADVSSKRWRSTMVGIVYAGVGVGTVGASVLVALSLDHIGWKGMYVIGAIAPILVIAPILFLLPESPLHLARTNAPSTEIVSSLNKLNIGLEPDTQFAEPARRIGNKISIIEIFGSHRAAFTMVLWFTCVCGQVSVNLFALGATFFHEFEAVSVTSYAAYASIAGVAAIIAGLTTGLMMDRFGAYSTIAVYSALGILSLAGLAYVPFGSMAFVAIIACAGFFSVGTYQSLNILTPIVYPAALRSAAVGWKGSISRLGSSAAPLIGAALLANKMGLKVAMWTAATPLLLVLVLAPVLAVLERRMRSHGGVA, encoded by the coding sequence ATGGCTATAGTCACCCCAACTGCAGCGGGTCCGCAAAATAGTTCCGACACTAAAAAAATCGATCTGGGCACCCTGCTTGATGAATCGCCAGTGAGGAGGGGACATGTAGTCACCATAGTTTTGCTCTTTCTGGTTTTGCTAATTGACGGTTATGATTTGGCTGTGACCGGGCAGGTGCTACCTGCGATTGCTGCTACTTTTGGTGTAGCCACAGCAAGCCTTACGGGTGCTTACGCAGCGCAGCCTATAGGCCAAGCGATTGGAGGGCTTTTACTTTCGCCTCTTATTGATCGTTATGGTCGCAAGCAAATGATAATTGTGTTGTTAGCGCTGTTTTCAATCGCGACATTATTAAGTGTGTTTACTACTTCGGTTGTTGATTTTGCGGTTACCCGTTTTGTGGCCGGTCTGCTGGGCGGTGGCTTGTTGCCCGCAGCTGCTAGTCTTGTAGCTGATGTATCTTCTAAAAGATGGCGCTCAACTATGGTTGGGATCGTTTATGCCGGTGTTGGTGTGGGAACGGTTGGTGCCAGTGTTCTCGTTGCTTTATCGCTCGATCATATTGGCTGGAAGGGGATGTATGTGATAGGGGCAATTGCGCCTATCTTGGTAATCGCACCTATTTTGTTCCTATTGCCTGAGTCACCGTTGCATCTGGCTCGAACTAATGCGCCATCAACTGAAATAGTCAGTTCACTGAACAAGCTGAATATTGGACTGGAGCCTGACACGCAATTTGCGGAACCGGCTCGGCGAATTGGTAATAAAATCTCGATCATAGAGATATTTGGCTCCCATCGTGCTGCTTTCACAATGGTGCTCTGGTTCACCTGTGTTTGTGGCCAGGTCAGTGTGAATCTTTTTGCTCTTGGTGCAACATTCTTCCATGAATTTGAAGCCGTTTCAGTTACGAGTTACGCTGCATATGCATCAATTGCTGGGGTGGCAGCTATTATCGCTGGGCTTACAACAGGTTTAATGATGGATCGGTTTGGGGCATACAGCACGATTGCGGTATATTCAGCACTAGGCATACTGTCATTGGCTGGTTTGGCATATGTACCCTTTGGCAGTATGGCTTTCGTAGCCATTATAGCTTGCGCTGGCTTTTTCAGTGTTGGCACTTACCAGTCGCTCAATATTTTAACACCAATCGTTTATCCTGCCGCTTTACGCAGTGCAGCTGTTGGTTGGAAAGGAAGTATTTCACGCCTTGGGAGTAGCGCGGCACCGCTTATTGGCGCGGCACTTCTGGCCAATAAAATGGGCTTGAAGGTCGCAATGTGGACTGCGGCAACACCGCTGTTGCTTGTGCTGGTACTGGCGCCAGTTTTGGCGGTGTTAGAGAGGCGAATGCGGTCACATGGTGGGGTTGCTTAA
- a CDS encoding GntR family transcriptional regulator has protein sequence MVGLVANTSASSAYNSIREGIITGQYPPGARLHVHDLSKKLQIGPSPIREALNRLVSEGFVSQQDQRGFRVASLDLDDLDDLFDARCWANEAALRASIQRGNQDWEENLVLMLHRLRRAPRLIEVESGLRGAEWEKAHDEFHNALIGACGSSWMQNFCQRMSDAAARYRAVSRAVVVGQRGDEEEHIAIFEAAIARNEDKAVELLTNHLRCTRDLVVKSWKQ, from the coding sequence ATGGTTGGATTAGTTGCCAACACGTCTGCGTCAAGCGCTTATAATAGTATTAGAGAAGGGATTATTACTGGACAATATCCCCCGGGCGCAAGGTTGCATGTTCATGATCTTTCCAAGAAACTACAAATTGGACCCAGTCCGATTCGGGAAGCCCTGAACCGACTGGTCAGTGAAGGGTTTGTCTCTCAACAGGATCAGCGTGGGTTTCGAGTCGCTTCGCTCGATCTTGATGATCTTGATGATTTATTTGATGCGCGCTGTTGGGCAAATGAAGCGGCCTTAAGGGCGTCAATTCAGCGCGGCAATCAGGATTGGGAAGAAAATCTTGTTCTGATGTTACACCGCCTACGTCGAGCACCGCGTCTCATCGAGGTGGAGAGCGGGCTTCGAGGTGCAGAATGGGAAAAAGCTCACGACGAATTTCATAATGCTTTGATTGGCGCGTGTGGTTCAAGTTGGATGCAAAACTTTTGCCAGCGGATGTCGGATGCAGCTGCCCGGTATCGTGCAGTTTCGAGGGCTGTAGTTGTCGGTCAGCGGGGCGACGAAGAAGAGCACATAGCTATCTTTGAGGCGGCTATAGCGCGGAATGAGGACAAGGCAGTCGAATTGTTGACCAACCATTTGCGATGTACTCGTGACCTCGTTGTCAAAAGCTGGAAGCAATAA
- a CDS encoding malonyl-CoA decarboxylase domain-containing protein, producing the protein MPDAQTALSLTRQLAKAKGDAAGPRVANTLVAELSSLDDDKLAEYFDAVARELVAEWQTVIHQINLAKAGTALLVDVRRRLLPLVKSKPELKPLDRELQKTLTSWFNGGFLTLRRIDWDSPASLLERLMKYEAVHPITSWVDMRRRLAADRRCFGFFHPSMPDEPLIFVQVALTHEISATIKSILEAPIVEDPTPSTAIFYSISNCQKGLSGIPFGNLLIKRAVNELYHEIPSLKTFSTLSPIPGFRRWVMNNTDIITGLTSADKAALEVPRWWENPESCAVLELPLSKAAARYLTLAPQGRAPDPVAHFHLSNGARLERINWQANLSENAIAESYGLMVNYRYRPNYIEKCQEAYRLGRVSRARSVEGLLQTPLRMPFLGN; encoded by the coding sequence TTGCCAGATGCACAAACGGCGCTTTCGTTGACACGCCAATTGGCAAAGGCGAAAGGCGATGCTGCAGGACCCCGCGTTGCTAATACGCTTGTCGCTGAGTTAAGCAGTCTCGATGATGATAAGCTTGCTGAATATTTCGATGCTGTTGCACGTGAGTTAGTTGCAGAATGGCAAACTGTTATCCATCAGATCAATCTTGCTAAAGCAGGCACAGCATTACTTGTTGATGTACGGCGCAGGCTATTACCGCTGGTAAAGTCTAAGCCTGAACTGAAGCCACTGGACCGTGAATTACAGAAGACTCTTACATCATGGTTCAATGGCGGTTTTTTGACGCTGCGCAGAATTGATTGGGATAGTCCGGCCAGTCTTTTGGAGCGGTTAATGAAGTATGAAGCCGTGCACCCAATCACTAGTTGGGTTGATATGAGGCGCCGTCTTGCTGCTGATCGGCGCTGTTTTGGTTTCTTCCATCCTTCCATGCCGGATGAGCCGTTGATATTTGTGCAAGTGGCTTTAACTCATGAAATTAGTGCGACGATCAAGTCTATTCTGGAGGCGCCAATTGTAGAAGATCCAACACCGTCGACAGCGATTTTCTATTCTATAAGCAATTGCCAAAAGGGCCTGAGTGGTATCCCGTTTGGAAATTTGCTCATAAAGCGTGCTGTTAACGAATTGTATCATGAGATACCCAGTTTAAAAACTTTCTCTACCTTGTCGCCCATACCTGGCTTTAGGCGCTGGGTAATGAATAATACAGATATTATCACGGGCCTTACCAGTGCCGATAAGGCAGCACTTGAAGTACCACGTTGGTGGGAGAATCCGGAAAGTTGTGCTGTACTGGAGTTGCCTCTTTCTAAGGCTGCAGCGCGTTATTTGACATTGGCCCCTCAGGGGCGTGCGCCTGATCCTGTAGCTCATTTCCATCTTTCAAATGGAGCACGCCTCGAGCGTATTAACTGGCAGGCAAACCTTTCGGAGAATGCAATAGCGGAAAGTTATGGATTAATGGTTAACTATCGTTATCGACCGAACTATATCGAAAAGTGTCAGGAAGCATATCGCTTAGGGAGAGTCTCTCGAGCTCGGTCAGTCGAGGGGCTTTTGCAAACGCCCTTGCGTATGCCTTTTTTGGGGAATTAG
- a CDS encoding AMP-binding protein, with protein MGGLYAAIQEALLGSGETAVIEWDGRAFRGQEIINEIDLAARALDASGVKRGDRVLVQAEKSLQLVFLYLAVLRQGAVFVPLNTGYRAKEFTYFLNDALPALVICDPASEAEYSAIVSENGVALLTLNAEGGGSFFKRANELRERGSIDDVVVDSDDLAAIVYTSGTTGRSKGAMLSNANLLSNARTLGQVWGLTKNDVLLHTLPLYHIHGLFISLNTALLAGTRVRLLPRFDVNLVMDVLEGSTIFMGVPTYYVRLLADSRFDREAAKDLRLCISGSAPLLTETFDAFEERAGKALLERYGMSECGVIASNLPGAGIRRGSVGLPLPGMELQIADENGSALPANAIGSVEVRGVGVFRGYWQMPDKTKAEFRPDGFFITGDLGKIDEEGYLHLVGRAKDMVITGGLNVYPSEIEAVINALPAVEESAVIGIPHADFGEAVVAVICLQDGERVEADLIIHALKQELAGFKVPKAVLFTDVLPRNAMGKVEKAALRNTNAGLFAAVVK; from the coding sequence ATGGGCGGGTTGTATGCGGCCATACAAGAGGCGTTGCTAGGCTCTGGCGAAACGGCTGTAATTGAATGGGATGGGCGCGCTTTCCGTGGCCAGGAAATTATCAATGAAATTGATTTGGCGGCACGGGCTCTTGACGCTTCAGGTGTTAAACGTGGCGACCGTGTTTTAGTGCAGGCCGAAAAGTCGTTGCAGTTGGTGTTTCTTTATCTTGCTGTTTTACGACAAGGCGCCGTCTTTGTGCCGCTTAATACTGGGTACCGCGCTAAAGAATTTACATATTTTCTTAACGATGCTTTGCCTGCGCTTGTTATTTGTGATCCGGCGAGCGAGGCTGAATATTCTGCCATAGTGAGTGAAAATGGTGTGGCTTTGTTGACGCTGAACGCTGAGGGAGGAGGTTCGTTTTTCAAGCGAGCTAATGAACTCCGAGAACGCGGCTCTATTGATGATGTTGTGGTTGATAGTGATGATTTGGCGGCCATTGTGTACACGTCTGGCACTACTGGGCGGTCCAAAGGGGCGATGCTGAGTAATGCGAATCTGCTAAGCAATGCTCGGACGCTTGGTCAGGTGTGGGGTTTGACCAAAAATGACGTCTTGCTCCATACGCTGCCGTTATATCATATACACGGACTCTTCATTTCACTGAATACAGCCTTACTGGCGGGTACGCGGGTGCGTTTATTGCCGCGTTTTGATGTCAATTTGGTGATGGATGTCTTAGAGGGTTCAACAATTTTTATGGGTGTTCCGACTTATTATGTACGACTGCTTGCTGACTCGCGTTTTGATCGTGAAGCGGCGAAAGATTTGCGATTGTGTATTTCCGGGTCAGCCCCCCTTCTTACGGAAACGTTTGATGCCTTTGAAGAGAGAGCTGGTAAAGCGCTGCTTGAGCGGTACGGTATGTCAGAATGCGGTGTTATTGCATCTAATCTTCCTGGTGCGGGGATTCGTCGTGGATCGGTTGGTTTACCGTTACCCGGCATGGAATTACAGATCGCTGATGAGAATGGGTCGGCATTACCTGCGAATGCGATCGGTTCAGTTGAGGTTCGCGGGGTGGGTGTGTTTCGTGGTTACTGGCAAATGCCTGATAAGACGAAAGCAGAATTCAGACCAGATGGTTTTTTTATAACAGGGGATCTTGGTAAAATTGATGAAGAGGGATATCTGCATCTCGTTGGTCGAGCCAAAGATATGGTGATCACTGGCGGGCTTAATGTTTATCCTAGTGAAATTGAAGCTGTGATAAATGCGTTACCTGCAGTAGAGGAAAGCGCCGTTATTGGTATCCCGCATGCAGACTTTGGTGAGGCAGTAGTCGCGGTTATCTGTTTGCAAGATGGAGAAAGAGTTGAGGCTGATTTGATTATCCACGCCCTAAAGCAAGAGCTGGCCGGTTTCAAGGTCCCTAAGGCGGTGTTGTTTACAGATGTGCTGCCGAGGAATGCAATGGGAAAAGTGGAAAAGGCCGCACTGCGTAATACGAATGCGGGCCTGTTTGCTGCGGTGGTTAAGTGA
- a CDS encoding fumarylacetoacetate hydrolase family protein, translating into MRFISYYEAGDARTGVINNDEVVDMAALNVPGITQLQDLIDAGSDGLAAVAQALQGGDYALKPLTELKLLAPVATSGKNIFCIGRNFFGHVQEGYKAQGLALDVPKVPQIFTKPRTSLAASGEDLSFRKKVSDRMDYEGELGIIIAKGGRDIKPENAFDHIFGYTVINDITARDLQRKHDQWFKGKGLDQSCPMGPWIITKDEVTDIQTVEILTTVNGETRQSAKVSQMIFDIPTILAELSRGMTLEAGDIIATGTPEGVGYAMATPQYLKNGDIVTVAISGVGELTNRITIS; encoded by the coding sequence ATGCGGTTCATTTCATATTATGAAGCGGGTGATGCTAGGACAGGTGTGATCAACAATGATGAAGTTGTCGATATGGCCGCACTGAATGTGCCAGGCATAACCCAACTTCAGGACCTGATAGACGCTGGTTCCGATGGGCTGGCTGCCGTTGCACAAGCACTCCAAGGAGGGGACTACGCACTAAAACCGCTCACTGAACTGAAGTTACTCGCTCCAGTGGCGACTTCAGGGAAAAACATATTTTGCATAGGGCGCAATTTTTTTGGCCATGTTCAAGAAGGCTATAAAGCGCAAGGGCTGGCACTCGATGTCCCTAAGGTACCCCAAATTTTCACAAAACCTCGCACATCTTTGGCCGCCTCTGGTGAAGACCTAAGCTTCCGGAAAAAGGTTAGCGACCGTATGGATTATGAAGGTGAACTCGGAATCATAATCGCTAAGGGGGGCCGTGACATCAAACCGGAAAATGCATTCGATCATATTTTCGGTTATACTGTGATCAACGATATCACTGCCCGGGATTTACAACGCAAACACGATCAATGGTTTAAAGGAAAAGGCTTAGATCAATCCTGCCCAATGGGCCCTTGGATCATTACGAAAGATGAAGTGACAGATATTCAAACGGTCGAGATTCTCACCACTGTGAACGGAGAAACACGCCAATCTGCCAAAGTTTCACAGATGATCTTTGATATTCCGACAATCTTGGCTGAACTTTCCCGCGGCATGACCCTTGAAGCAGGTGATATAATCGCCACGGGCACACCGGAAGGTGTCGGTTATGCCATGGCGACACCGCAATATCTCAAGAACGGTGATATTGTAACTGTTGCCATCAGCGGTGTGGGCGAGCTCACCAATCGGATTACAATAAGTTGA
- a CDS encoding enolase C-terminal domain-like protein, which produces MRILDIREAALPMRSDLRNSVFSFSEMTVSIVAVLTDKTVEGVPVIGYAFNSIGRYACGDAMRSRFIPRLLQAAPETLLDKDSWLDPAKALACMLVGEKCGGDAGRAVPIGTIETALWDAVAKARRLPLSELISQSWRQRPMEARVPCYVGGGWYRPDSKPGDVTEELQRHLDAGYTHMKIKVGGLSLAEDIGRVEEALKLLGNPQRLAVDANGRFSTSEALEYAEALAPFNLRWFEEPCHPNDFEASAAISAAYPGALATGENLFSTQDVRNQIRFGRWRKDRDYLQMDPPQIYGVGTYANLVTELAAEGWDYSRHFPHGGNQMSLALVAGLGLGSCESYPGFFGAFGGYADDCDMFDGWMTTPQRPGIGFEGQSKLYTLMREVSADWN; this is translated from the coding sequence ATGCGCATCCTAGACATACGCGAAGCGGCGTTACCAATGCGAAGCGATCTGCGAAACTCAGTATTCTCTTTCTCTGAGATGACAGTTTCGATCGTTGCTGTTTTGACTGACAAGACTGTTGAGGGGGTACCGGTTATCGGATATGCTTTCAACTCAATTGGTCGGTATGCATGTGGCGACGCCATGCGTTCCCGCTTCATACCTAGACTACTACAGGCCGCACCAGAAACATTACTTGATAAAGATAGCTGGCTTGATCCAGCGAAAGCATTAGCATGCATGCTGGTCGGTGAAAAATGTGGCGGAGATGCGGGCCGGGCAGTTCCTATAGGTACAATAGAAACTGCCCTTTGGGATGCAGTAGCAAAAGCTCGACGCCTTCCATTATCTGAACTTATCTCTCAGTCTTGGCGGCAACGCCCTATGGAAGCTCGAGTACCATGCTATGTTGGTGGTGGATGGTACCGTCCTGACAGCAAGCCGGGAGACGTGACCGAAGAGCTTCAACGTCATTTGGATGCAGGCTACACCCATATGAAGATCAAAGTTGGTGGCCTATCGCTTGCTGAGGATATTGGCCGCGTAGAAGAAGCCTTAAAGCTTTTAGGTAACCCGCAGCGGCTAGCAGTTGATGCCAATGGCCGCTTTTCGACTAGCGAAGCACTGGAGTATGCAGAAGCCCTTGCCCCATTCAACCTGCGCTGGTTCGAAGAACCATGCCACCCAAATGATTTCGAGGCATCAGCTGCAATCTCGGCTGCCTATCCAGGCGCACTTGCCACTGGTGAAAACCTCTTCAGCACCCAAGACGTACGAAATCAGATACGCTTTGGCCGCTGGCGCAAGGATCGCGACTATTTACAAATGGATCCACCGCAAATCTATGGCGTTGGTACATATGCAAATCTTGTCACTGAACTTGCCGCGGAAGGATGGGACTACAGCCGACACTTCCCTCATGGTGGCAACCAAATGTCTCTCGCTCTAGTGGCTGGCCTCGGACTTGGTAGCTGCGAATCTTATCCAGGATTTTTTGGAGCTTTCGGCGGTTACGCCGATGATTGTGACATGTTCGACGGCTGGATGACCACTCCGCAGCGCCCCGGCATCGGTTTCGAGGGCCAGAGTAAATTATACACTCTGATGCGTGAAGTGTCAGCAGATTGGAACTGA
- a CDS encoding CocE/NonD family hydrolase: MNHKNQNPTETDSALSADMPEPVYADGMRILWDAPIPMSDGVILRADIFLPVKAGRYAALISYGAYGKGVPMQVGYKSQYDRMVKAYPEIAEGSTNKYMNWEVVDPEKWVPDDFICIRVDSRGAGRSPGVLDPTSEQETKDIYDCIEWTATQPWSNGKVGMNGISYYATNQLKVAALRPPHLAAICVWEGFVDSYRDAARHGGILSQFGAGWFGRQVLKIQHGYGERGMRNPNNGELVSGPETLSDEELEKNRATPMTDAVLNHPLDDEFYAPRKPDVSRIEVPLLSAANWGGMGVHPRGNFEGYLDAGTNQKWLEVHGDSHFSPFYRNEGLALQKRFLGHFLQGRDTGWDRQPPVQLQIRRPGEHFTIRDEHEWPLARTQWTKYFLNSETCTLDTSPTTGTSITYSTTDDGITFTLPPTDKEVEITGPVAARLVVSSQTTDADIFLALRLFAPDGKEVLFIGSNDPRVPIGLGWLRASHRKLDEDKSLPYRPYHTHDEQQPLIPGEPVVLDIEILPTCIVVPPGYTLALNIRGCDYDHGLGDTDFKDQPYPMTGVGPFRHEDPRDRPPEIFGGENTLHFDEGNEPFLLLPIIPSSDA, encoded by the coding sequence ATGAACCATAAGAATCAAAACCCGACAGAAACTGACTCTGCCTTATCGGCTGACATGCCAGAACCTGTTTACGCAGATGGCATGCGCATCCTGTGGGATGCGCCGATTCCAATGAGCGATGGTGTTATCCTGCGTGCAGATATCTTCCTTCCAGTAAAGGCAGGCCGTTATGCTGCCCTTATTTCCTACGGCGCATACGGGAAGGGTGTACCAATGCAGGTGGGCTATAAAAGCCAATATGACCGTATGGTAAAAGCCTACCCTGAGATCGCCGAAGGCTCCACGAACAAATATATGAATTGGGAGGTTGTCGACCCTGAAAAATGGGTTCCAGATGATTTTATTTGTATCCGTGTTGATAGTCGCGGTGCAGGACGCTCACCAGGCGTTCTTGACCCAACTTCAGAACAGGAAACAAAAGACATATACGACTGCATTGAATGGACCGCAACACAACCATGGAGCAATGGTAAGGTTGGGATGAACGGCATTTCTTATTATGCAACCAATCAACTGAAAGTTGCCGCGCTGCGCCCTCCACACCTTGCGGCGATTTGCGTCTGGGAAGGTTTCGTTGACAGTTACCGGGACGCCGCAAGGCACGGCGGTATCCTATCCCAGTTTGGAGCCGGATGGTTTGGCCGCCAAGTGCTAAAGATTCAGCACGGATATGGTGAACGTGGAATGCGGAACCCGAATAATGGCGAATTGGTCAGCGGGCCAGAAACTCTATCAGACGAGGAACTTGAGAAAAACCGCGCTACACCAATGACTGACGCCGTCCTAAATCATCCACTAGACGACGAATTTTATGCACCGCGTAAGCCAGACGTCAGCCGCATAGAAGTGCCACTGCTATCAGCGGCCAACTGGGGTGGCATGGGCGTTCACCCTCGGGGAAATTTCGAGGGTTATCTTGATGCTGGCACCAACCAGAAGTGGCTTGAAGTACACGGGGATAGTCACTTTAGCCCTTTTTACCGTAATGAAGGCCTTGCCCTTCAGAAGCGCTTCCTTGGCCATTTCTTACAAGGTAGAGACACGGGCTGGGACCGCCAGCCACCAGTACAATTGCAGATTCGGCGCCCCGGTGAGCATTTCACGATCCGCGACGAACACGAATGGCCACTCGCACGAACCCAGTGGACAAAATACTTTCTAAATTCAGAAACGTGCACTCTGGATACCTCACCAACTACCGGAACAAGCATCACATACAGCACTACCGATGACGGCATCACCTTTACGCTACCGCCTACAGATAAAGAAGTAGAAATCACTGGCCCTGTAGCAGCCAGACTGGTTGTATCATCACAAACGACTGATGCAGATATTTTTCTAGCGCTACGCTTGTTTGCACCTGACGGCAAAGAGGTTTTGTTTATTGGCTCTAACGATCCACGCGTTCCAATTGGCTTGGGCTGGCTACGCGCCTCACACCGAAAGTTAGACGAGGATAAATCACTTCCGTATAGGCCATACCACACGCACGATGAACAACAGCCACTCATACCTGGTGAACCTGTCGTGCTCGACATCGAAATTCTACCAACCTGTATCGTAGTTCCGCCCGGATATACATTGGCTTTGAACATTCGAGGCTGTGACTACGACCACGGTTTAGGAGACACTGATTTTAAGGACCAGCCTTATCCAATGACCGGTGTTGGTCCCTTCCGCCATGAGGACCCAAGGGACCGACCTCCAGAAATATTTGGTGGGGAAAATACTCTTCATTTTGATGAGGGTAACGAGCCATTCCTTCTTCTGCCGATTATTCCTTCCTCAGACGCATAA